Proteins encoded in a region of the Eulemur rufifrons isolate Redbay chromosome 15, OSU_ERuf_1, whole genome shotgun sequence genome:
- the CDKN1A gene encoding cyclin-dependent kinase inhibitor 1, with product MVGDRRPPRDPGAMSEQPGDGRQIACSSKACRRLFGPVDSEELRRDCDALMAGCLQEARERWNFDFVTETPLEGDFAWERVRGLGLPKLYLPRDDLGGARRPSTSPALLQGTAAEDHVDLSLSCTLVPRSGEPPEGSPGGPGTSQGRKRRQTSMTDFYHSKRRLIFSKRKP from the exons CAGGCGCCATGTCGGAGCAGCCGGGGGATGGCCGTCAGATCGCCTGCAGCAGCAAGGCCTGCCGCCGCCTCTTCGGCCCGGTGGACAGCGAGGAGCTGCGCCGGGACTGCGACGCGCTAATGGCCGGCTGCTTACAGGAAGCCCGTGAGCGATGGAACTTCGACTTTGTCACTGAGACACCGCTGGAGGGTGACTTCGCCTGGGAGCGCGTGCGGGGCCTCGGCCTGCCCAAGCTCTACCTGCCCCGGGATGACTTGGGAGGGGCCAGGAGGCCCAGCACCTCGCCTGCTCTGCTGCAGGGGACAGCCGCGGAAGACCACGTCGACCTGTCGCTGTCCTGCACCCTCGTGCCTCGCTCGGGGGAGCCGCCTGAGGGGTCCCCGGGTGGGCCTGGCACCTCTCAGGGCCGAAAACGGCGGCAGACGAGCATGACAG ATTTCTACCACTCCAAACGCCGGCTGATCTTCTCCAAGAGGAAGCCCTGA